Proteins encoded by one window of Pseudonocardia sp. HH130629-09:
- a CDS encoding low temperature requirement protein A translates to MGGVNLGLREMRPRDPDEPHRVASPLELFFDLVFVVAVSLSSAALHHEESGGHVGAGVGSYLMVFFGIWWAWMNFTWFASAFDVDDWGYRATTLVQMAGALVMAAGTPSAMAGEGYGVLVAGYVVMRLAMVTQWLRAARSHPALRTTALRYAGGIAVVQLLWIAWVLVAPHPVWFVVLALAELAVPVVAERARSTPWHPHHIAERYSLFTLILLGESILASTTAVVDALSSAEHLGPLLVLSACGLVLAAGMWWVYFAHSQHEHLRAMPRALVHGYGHYLVFAAAGAFSAGIEVAVDVDTTGTGLSAAAAGATLTMPVALFVLGVWALALRPVLAAGRSAAVVVLAVLLGLSAFAPFTPVVAAVVMVAVVVTVETAPARNTVAA, encoded by the coding sequence ATGGGCGGTGTGAACCTCGGCCTGCGCGAGATGCGCCCCCGCGATCCGGACGAGCCCCACCGGGTGGCCAGCCCGCTGGAGCTGTTCTTCGACCTGGTGTTCGTGGTGGCGGTGTCGCTGTCGTCGGCGGCGTTGCACCACGAGGAGTCCGGCGGGCACGTCGGCGCCGGGGTCGGGTCCTACCTGATGGTGTTCTTCGGCATCTGGTGGGCCTGGATGAACTTCACCTGGTTCGCCTCGGCCTTCGACGTCGACGACTGGGGCTACCGGGCCACCACCCTGGTCCAGATGGCGGGCGCGCTGGTCATGGCCGCGGGGACGCCCTCGGCGATGGCCGGTGAGGGCTACGGCGTGCTCGTCGCCGGGTACGTGGTGATGCGGCTGGCGATGGTCACGCAGTGGCTGCGGGCGGCGCGGTCGCACCCCGCGCTGCGGACCACCGCGCTCCGCTACGCGGGCGGCATCGCCGTCGTCCAGCTGCTGTGGATCGCCTGGGTGCTCGTCGCCCCGCACCCGGTGTGGTTCGTCGTGCTGGCACTGGCCGAGCTGGCGGTCCCGGTGGTCGCCGAGCGTGCGCGGTCGACGCCGTGGCACCCGCACCACATCGCCGAGCGCTACAGCCTGTTCACCCTGATCCTGCTGGGTGAGTCGATCCTGGCGTCGACGACGGCCGTGGTCGACGCGCTGTCCTCCGCCGAGCACCTCGGCCCGCTGCTGGTGCTCTCGGCGTGCGGGCTCGTGCTGGCGGCGGGCATGTGGTGGGTCTACTTCGCCCACAGCCAACACGAGCACCTGCGGGCCATGCCGCGGGCACTAGTGCACGGCTACGGCCACTACCTCGTCTTCGCCGCGGCCGGAGCCTTCTCGGCGGGCATCGAGGTGGCCGTCGACGTCGACACCACCGGAACCGGCCTGTCCGCCGCCGCGGCCGGGGCGACGCTGACCATGCCGGTCGCGCTGTTCGTCCTCGGGGTGTGGGCGCTGGCGCTGCGCCCCGTGCTCGCCGCCGGCCGCAGCGCCGCCGTCGTCGTGCTGGCGGTGCTGCTGGGGCTGTCGGCGTTCGCGCCGTTCACCCCGGTCGTGGCCGCGGTGGTGATGGTGGCGGTGGTCGTGACCGTCGAGACGGCCCCCGCCCGGAACACCGTCGCCGCTTGA
- a CDS encoding low temperature requirement protein A: MTTPDIRPRVLRREGDSEVAPIELFFDLVYVFAIVQVSHTLLYHLTPIGALETAVLFAAVWWLWNYSAWAMNYLDPGRPSVRMLNAGLMLAALGMALALPGAFGESGLLFALCFAATQIGRPLFLVVTMRGHVMARNYRNLLVWSTTASVLVVVGAFLPPVARLVVWVLAVAVDMAGPRFEFRVPGLGRTPMDEWPTDVEHLAERNRLVFIIALGESILIMGFTLSEMEDATPYAVAITLLGFAGLVALWWSYFALAGHGTRASSGDGSTRAARAAFAYAHGLMVAGAVLFAVAIDLHLTHPENTPALVLTSVGGPLLYLAGNKLYLQGRTGTVGRSRYTAAAILVVAAVVALVAGHALPVIVIGLVVLAVVIGLAVATERRA, translated from the coding sequence ATGACCACACCGGACATCCGGCCGCGGGTGCTGCGACGGGAGGGCGACTCCGAGGTCGCTCCGATCGAGCTGTTCTTCGACCTCGTCTACGTGTTCGCGATCGTCCAGGTCTCGCACACCCTGCTCTACCACCTGACCCCGATCGGGGCGCTGGAGACGGCGGTGCTGTTCGCCGCGGTCTGGTGGCTGTGGAACTACTCGGCCTGGGCGATGAACTACCTGGACCCCGGACGCCCGTCGGTCCGGATGCTCAACGCCGGGCTGATGCTGGCGGCGCTGGGGATGGCGCTGGCCCTGCCGGGCGCGTTCGGTGAGTCCGGGCTGCTGTTCGCACTGTGCTTCGCCGCCACCCAGATCGGGCGCCCGCTGTTCCTCGTCGTGACCATGCGCGGGCACGTCATGGCCCGCAACTACCGCAACCTTCTGGTGTGGAGCACGACCGCGTCCGTGCTCGTCGTCGTCGGCGCGTTCCTCCCGCCGGTGGCGCGGCTGGTCGTCTGGGTGCTGGCCGTCGCCGTCGACATGGCCGGGCCGCGGTTCGAGTTCCGGGTGCCGGGGCTCGGGCGCACCCCGATGGACGAGTGGCCGACCGACGTGGAGCACCTCGCCGAGCGCAACCGGCTGGTGTTCATCATCGCACTCGGCGAGTCGATCCTGATCATGGGTTTCACGCTGTCGGAGATGGAGGACGCGACCCCCTACGCGGTGGCGATCACCCTGCTCGGCTTCGCCGGTCTCGTCGCGCTGTGGTGGTCCTACTTCGCGCTCGCCGGGCACGGCACCCGGGCGAGCTCCGGCGACGGGTCGACCCGTGCGGCGCGGGCCGCGTTCGCCTACGCGCACGGCCTGATGGTGGCCGGGGCGGTGCTGTTCGCGGTGGCGATCGACCTGCACCTCACGCACCCGGAGAACACCCCGGCGCTGGTGCTGACCTCGGTCGGCGGTCCGCTGCTCTACCTCGCGGGCAACAAGCTCTACCTGCAGGGCCGCACCGGGACGGTCGGGAGGTCGCGCTACACGGCCGCCGCGATCCTGGTGGTGGCCGCGGTGGTCGCGCTGGTCGCCGGACACGCCCTGCCCGTGATCGTGATCGGGCTGGTCGTGCTCGCCGTGGTGATCGGCCTGGCGGTGGCCACCGAGCGGCGCGCCTAG
- a CDS encoding STAS domain-containing protein: MTDPTEGAGGVPGLSAATEEGGGLTLEAVPHPSGPVALHVVGDVDLATAPFLAEQVGDWLAASPRVVLDLSGVGVFASAGISVLLDCQHAAVAAGVVLELYCGAARQVRRVLQVTGTCEHLRVLDPHPPPETPDGRAPLFPVPD, from the coding sequence ATGACCGATCCGACGGAGGGCGCGGGGGGAGTGCCGGGCCTGTCCGCCGCGACCGAGGAGGGCGGCGGCCTGACCCTGGAGGCGGTGCCGCACCCGTCGGGACCGGTGGCGCTGCACGTCGTCGGCGACGTCGACCTCGCGACCGCGCCGTTCCTGGCCGAGCAGGTGGGCGACTGGCTCGCCGCGTCCCCACGGGTCGTGCTGGACCTGTCCGGGGTGGGCGTGTTCGCCTCGGCCGGGATCTCGGTGCTGCTCGACTGCCAGCACGCCGCTGTCGCGGCCGGGGTGGTCCTGGAGCTGTACTGCGGCGCGGCCCGCCAGGTCCGCCGGGTTCTGCAGGTCACCGGCACCTGCGAGCACCTGCGTGTGCTCGACCCGCACCCGCCGCCGGAGACCCCCGACGGCCGCGCCCCGCTGTTCCCGGTTCCCGACTGA
- a CDS encoding mycothione reductase → MAHHDLAVVGAGAGNTIVDDRFDGLDVAHVEATRFGGTCLNVGCIPTKMLAHTAEVAETVRAASAYGVDARIDRIRWSDIRDRVFSRLDPIGDEGRDHRRDHGTVYDGTARFTGPRAMAVDLADGGTAEFTAERIVLAVGGRPVVPPPVADSGVPFDTSDTIMRIDELPGHLAIIGGGYIAAEFAHVFGGLGCEVTLVESADTLLGGMDETVVARFTDAARERFTVHTGRTVERVTGGAGDVRLHLDDGTEVRADRLLVAAGRRPNSDRLDLDRAGIDTDDAGRVVVDAHGRTTADGVWALGDISSPHPLKHVANHEAEVVGHNLAHPDDLREVDHGSVPAAVFTTPQIGTVGRTEQQCREEGLELRVGFHEYADVAFGWSMEEQRGFCKVLVAPNGTLLGAHLLGPQASTLVQQLVQAMALGVTAQRLADVQYWIHPALSEVLENALRDAADPD, encoded by the coding sequence GTGGCCCATCACGATCTCGCAGTCGTCGGCGCCGGAGCCGGGAACACGATCGTCGACGACCGGTTCGACGGTCTCGACGTCGCCCACGTCGAGGCGACCCGGTTCGGCGGGACCTGCCTCAACGTGGGCTGCATCCCGACCAAGATGCTCGCCCACACCGCCGAGGTCGCCGAGACCGTCCGCGCGGCGTCGGCCTACGGCGTGGACGCCCGGATCGACCGGATCCGCTGGAGCGACATCCGGGACCGGGTGTTCTCCCGGCTCGACCCGATCGGCGACGAGGGCCGCGACCACCGCCGCGACCACGGCACCGTCTACGACGGCACGGCCCGCTTCACCGGGCCACGCGCGATGGCGGTGGACCTGGCCGACGGCGGCACCGCCGAGTTCACCGCGGAGCGGATCGTGCTCGCCGTCGGCGGGCGGCCGGTGGTCCCGCCGCCGGTCGCCGACTCGGGCGTCCCGTTCGACACCTCCGACACGATCATGCGGATCGACGAGCTGCCCGGGCACCTGGCGATCATCGGCGGTGGCTACATCGCAGCGGAGTTCGCGCACGTGTTCGGCGGGCTCGGCTGCGAGGTCACGCTCGTCGAGAGCGCCGACACCCTGCTCGGCGGGATGGACGAGACCGTCGTGGCACGGTTCACCGACGCCGCCCGCGAGCGCTTCACCGTCCACACCGGACGGACGGTGGAGAGGGTCACCGGCGGTGCGGGCGACGTACGACTGCACCTCGACGACGGCACCGAGGTGCGGGCCGACCGGCTGCTCGTCGCGGCCGGGCGCCGCCCGAACTCCGACCGGCTCGACCTGGACCGAGCCGGGATCGACACCGACGACGCCGGCCGCGTCGTCGTCGACGCCCACGGCCGCACCACCGCCGACGGGGTGTGGGCGCTGGGCGACATCTCGTCCCCGCACCCGCTCAAGCACGTCGCGAACCACGAGGCCGAGGTCGTCGGGCACAACCTCGCCCACCCCGACGACCTGCGCGAGGTCGACCACGGGTCCGTCCCGGCCGCGGTGTTCACCACCCCGCAGATCGGCACCGTCGGCCGCACCGAGCAGCAGTGCCGCGAGGAGGGCCTGGAGCTCCGGGTCGGGTTCCACGAGTACGCCGACGTCGCCTTCGGCTGGTCGATGGAGGAGCAGCGCGGGTTCTGCAAGGTCCTCGTCGCCCCGAACGGCACGCTGCTCGGGGCGCACCTGCTCGGCCCACAGGCGTCGACGCTGGTCCAGCAGCTGGTGCAGGCGATGGCGCTGGGCGTGACCGCCCAGCGCCTCGCCGACGTGCAGTACTGGATCCACCCCGCGCTGAGCGAGGTGCTGGAGAACGCGCTGCGCGACGCCGCCGACCCGGACTAG
- a CDS encoding GNAT family N-acetyltransferase has protein sequence MSGDTDHDTDHDTDHDTDHDTVVTHDTGHHRYEILIDGTVVGRAEYVDDHEQRIFHHTEVDPELSGRGLASTLVRFALDDTRAAGKRIVPVCPYVRRWVSTHQGYADILDPVTPDAVAAVRRGSR, from the coding sequence ATGTCCGGCGACACCGACCACGACACCGACCACGACACCGACCACGACACCGACCACGACACCGTGGTCACCCACGACACGGGCCACCACCGCTACGAGATCCTGATCGACGGCACCGTGGTCGGCAGGGCCGAGTACGTCGACGACCACGAGCAGCGGATCTTCCACCACACCGAGGTCGATCCGGAGCTGTCCGGGCGCGGGCTCGCGAGCACCCTGGTCCGCTTCGCGCTGGACGACACCCGCGCCGCCGGGAAGCGCATCGTGCCGGTCTGCCCGTACGTGCGGCGCTGGGTGTCGACCCATCAGGGCTATGCCGACATCCTCGACCCGGTGACGCCCGACGCCGTCGCCGCCGTCCGGAGGGGCTCGCGGTGA